A genome region from Leptodactylus fuscus isolate aLepFus1 chromosome 6, aLepFus1.hap2, whole genome shotgun sequence includes the following:
- the MYADML2 gene encoding myeloid-associated differentiation marker-like protein 2 has translation MDNAGGPYLNAQALCSKVGVVRLFQLLFGCTTFSLVLHRAGFSAAYGTFCVFVWCFCFAVTALVVVCDLTRLQSCLRNLSWGNFTAAFAMLAALMTLTAAVIYPLYFVTLNCTPDCVTRNHRLAVSVCAGLLFLVYALEVFLTRARPGMPCSYMATAAGLLKVVQAFVACIIFGALATESQYKKYVATQWCVAVYSFCFAVTVVVIVLNITGRAVMLRCPFERFVVIYTVVAIVMYISASVIWPVFCFDTKYGSPTRPSRCSWGRCPWDSQLVVTIFTHVNLLLYVADLVYTQRLRFVTQR, from the coding sequence ATGGATAACGCCGGTGGGCCCTACCTCAATGCGCAGGCCTTGTGTTCTAAAGTGGGGGTGGTCCGCCTTTTTCAGCTTCTTTTTGGATGTACCACCTTCAGCCTGGTTCTCCACAGAGCCGGATTCAGCGCCGCCTATGGGACCTTCTGCGTCTTTGTTTGGTGTTTTTGTTTCGCCGTCACCGCGCTCGTAGTCGTGTGCGATCTGACTCGGCTCCAGTCATGCCTGCGCAACCTGTCCTGGGGTAACTTCACGGCGGCCTTTGCCATGCTGGCGGCCCTTATGACCCTCACCGCCGCTGTCATCTACCCACTGTATTTCGTCACTCTGAACTGTACACCCGACTGCGTTACCAGGAACCACCGGTTGGCCGTCAGCGTCTGTGCCGGACTTCTGTTCCTGGTCTATGCTTTGGAGGTGTTCCTGACACGGGCCAGGCCGGGGATGCCCTGCAGCTACATGGCGACGGCCGCCGGCCTGCTGAAGGTTGTCCAAGCCTTTGTTGCGTGTATTATATTTGGAGCTCTGGCGACGGAGAGTCAGTACAAGAAATACGTGGCCACTCAGTGGTGCGTGGCCGTCTACAGCTTCTGTTTTGCGGTGACCGTGGTGGTGATCGTACTCAACATTACCGGACGGGCGGTCATGTTGCGCTGCCCCTTTGAACGCTTTGTGGTCATATACACGGTGGTGGCCATAGTGATGTATATAAGTGCTTCTGTCATCTGGCCCGTTTTCTGTTTCGATACCAAATACGGGTCACCGACAAGACCATCGCGCTGCTCTTGGGGACGATGTCCATGGGACAGTCAACTGGTCGTCACCATTTTCACTCATGTCAACCTGCTGCTGTACGTTGCGGACTTGGTGTACACCCAGCGGCTACGGTTTGTGACTCAGCGTTAG